In a genomic window of Phycodurus eques isolate BA_2022a chromosome 2, UOR_Pequ_1.1, whole genome shotgun sequence:
- the grpr gene encoding gastrin-releasing peptide receptor: MKRNPMCSVSSVLPRTAYWHRAIVRPLDIPTSSSAAGIVLRATLVWIVSLVLAPPEAIFSDLHVFNVPSGNKSFVTCAPYPPRGELHPKIHSAVSFLVFYIIPLLVIAVYYTFIASSLTGSVCKLPVEGKTHARRQVESRKRLAKTVLAFVALCAECWLAGHAIFLCRSYHYSEREPSEGVQGEPLLFLP, translated from the exons ATGAAAAGAAATCCCATGTGTTCTGTTTCCAGCGTATTACCTCGTACAGCCTACTG GCACAGGGCCATCGTGAGGCCGCTCGACATCCCGACGTCGAGTTCTGCGGCCGGCATCGTCCTGCGGGCGACGCTCGTCTGGATCGTTTCCCTTGTCCTGGCACCTCCAGAGGCCATCTTCTCTGACCTTCACGTCTTTAACGTTCCTTCCGGCAATAAGAGCTTTGTCACCTGTGCGCCCTATCCCCCTCGTGGCGAGCTGCACCCTAAGATCCACTCCGCTGTCTCCTTCCTCGTTTTCTACATCATCCCACTGCTGGTCATAGCGGTGTACTATACCTTCATCGCTAGTAGCCTGACGGGGAGTGTATGCAAGCTGCCTGTGGAGGGGAAAACACATGCAAGA CGACAGGTCGAGTCAAGAAAACGCTTGGCCAAGACAGTGTTGGCATTTGTGGCCCTCTGCGCCGAATGCTGGCTGGCCGGTCACGCCATCTTCTTATGCCGCTCCTACCACTACTCAGAG CGAGAACCTTCAGAAGGAGTTCAAGGAGAACCTCTGCTGTTTCTGCCCTGA